The region gttttctgtatgtgacaaaaaatggtATAGCCTAAAAACTTGTGCCATCGCTTAGAACACCTTTAACTTCCAAATGACTTTAGTGAGCTCCACAGGTCCCCTAAATCAGTTGGAAATGATAAGGTAATAAAAGATACAAGTTTTTTCCGCTCTCCTGAACAACATGAAAAGGTTCATGACATGATGGAGTCATCATgaaaacaaccaaatacacattaataagagttttcaaaatgttcacaaaaattatgaaatatacAGTGCAAATTATATTAGCTTACCTGTGGAATACAACAATTCTGGTGGATTTGACAGACAATGAATAACAAAACATTCCAATTaaaatttttgaaaatattaaaattcaCCTAAccttaatgttttaatttaaaacgtttcaatttttttgttgaatataTACAAAGCTTCTAAGTGGTGGAGGTGTGTAAATTGTAGCACAAAATACTGCAGGTTTTACTGTTTGACTTTATGAAATAATAACCACTGGAATATGTCCCTGAACCTGACAGCATCTGCTCTGATGAACAGTTCATGTGTAAACAAGATGTACAGATTCATCTTTCTGGGTTGACTCAACAAAAGCTCATGTGAGGACAGTCAGCCGGTCTGTAGGAGGGGAGAGATACAGAACCATCCACTCGGTCCTTACCCTCcacatatttatttgttatataaTACTTACAATGTATGATTGACGCTTCCATAGGGATTTAGAAAtacctttttaatgtttgttgtttttgcatgtataaataataatttccaaAAGGTATGTGGAGTACCTTGCAGGAATCAGTCATCACTGCCGAAAAAAGcaaacttttgacttttttggtcATACATGATGTccgattgtcttttttttttttttttttttaaagctttgcagcttttaatgtttaacGGCCCATGTTGGCTTGAACCACTGAATTGCCACTTGCTGCTATATTTTCTTTTAGGTTCTATTGGTGTGGGTGGATAGGTgtaatttttagatttttttccccctccaaTTTGTTTTCTACTTataatgttgtattgttttgataGGTTGAGTATGAGATGAGCTTTCCCTTCAGAACTGTCCAAACTGCTTTAACTGTGTCCCAGAGTGTTGTTGGTGAGAtacacacagaccaacacattcacactgagCTGCATGTGTTTGGACTGTGGATGACCTCAAAAGGCTCCATATAGAATGTTATTTTGTCTGATTTgagtttgttgttgtagtattttTTCTCGTTTAATATCACATTCAGAAGATTATGAAGCCTTGGTAAAGTTATGTGGCTTTTTAGTGGTTTGCaggattttacttttactagTTCCACAAGGCAAACATTTGTATAAAACTGGGTAAACTAGTTGTGTTGTTTGAGTTTACATTGGTATGCAAACTTTTTTCTCCACTAGAATACGCCCATGTACGTCATGACAAGAGTTAAGCAACAAAAGTTCAGCCAGTCAGCCTATGGGAGGGGAGTTAACTCTGCAACTTTAGAGTGGGAGAACAATTGAATCTCTGTCCTTACTCTCCACGTGTTCAAGGTAATAGTTGAATACTTACACTGCATGATTTATGCTGACCATAGTCAGAGtgcaattttgttgtttttgcatgcaTAAATCATTGTTCTTTGTTTGATTTCCAACTTCTATGTGGAATGCATTGCAGGAATCAGTCATGGCTGCAGAAGAAAACCAGACTTGTTTTGAGGGCAGGACTCTCCAAAACTTTCAGGTCTACCTAGAACAGTCGGGAGACCACGAGGCCAGTCTCCGGTGTGTACACAACATCCTGCCAGGTGAATTTAAAAGGTACAGAAAGAAAGGCTGTTTTCATATATACTTATTTCTACTACTTGCTCAGAATCCGTAGAGATTGTGGACGTCttatttatgtctttatgtGCAGTTTGAAGACATACAGATCATTTAGCTCATTGACTAATCTCTTGCTTCACTACTAAAGTAAACTGCCAAACTGCCAAATTATTGGTATTAATGTAGGAACTGAAAATAGTTAATATGTGAAACGGTTGTCACCTAAATATGTATGGCCTATATAGAAAGGGAGAAAAGCTTTTGGGGAGAAAAGCTTTTGGGTTTGGCAACTTTAGAACACTAGCTATCAGAGTAAGACTgagagataagataagaaactTGGGTGGGGGTTGCAACTGTGACAGTGAGTACAAGCAGATTGCTTCTCTATGCTTAGTTCTAAACTTACCAACACCCAGTCACGGCTTAACCAATGGTGAAGCAGATAATAAGATCTGTTTACAcccatttatgtaaaacaactataTGTTTACACCCATATATGCAAAACATCCTTATGTCTACACCCATTCATACAAGTTCAATAAAAGACTGAGCAAGGGTAAAGTACTGGGGAAGACTGCTGAATGATTTCAGTACTCTCCCCcctttgcaaaagaaaaaaagacaagatctGAGTCTGTGAGTAATTTGGACTTGAGGTTGTGGACCTAACAATTAATCAACTTcataatgaaacattttaatttattatgtaTAGGATCAGACAAAtgcattcatttgtttatttttgtatgtgttttcagTCCCTTGTCCATCTCTCATTTGTTGATGCAGAATTGGAGCAGGTAAAAGCCATCTGGATGTTCTGGGTGTTGGAAGTGGTGGAGGTATGTGATGAGATGCAGCAGCTGCACTGTTGTTCAAACACAACAGGTTGTGCTTTGCTGAAGTAATTTGGGCTCAGTTACTAACTGAGGTACATATTGCATTATTGGGTGTATGTGTTGTAAAAACCAGAGGGAAACACACTGTTCCATGATCTTGTTTAACAGTTCCTCCACAGACAGCTACTCAGGTGGCAAAGGCAGCCCACTGCAGGacttccaccactgctgtaaaataaaagtgtcaCTTTCTCAGAAACAATGCCATTGAATTTGAACTTTGAATTTggcacagtcatgacacatgaaacctaactctaaccctaaccactGTCATTAAGAAACCAATTGACACTTACTAAACGAAGCTTTTAAGACACATTTGTGaaagtgtcatgtcactcttatgtagataccttcaattAAAGTGTAGCCAAATAGATTTGATTAGACACGATtgctttatttcaaacaaatacaaatttagATGCATAATGTTTTGACATTGAAGCAGCACAACATACGTTTTTTTCCAGGGGAAATTGATGCCCCGATGCTCACTCTACTGCAGTCTACGTTCCCTGGTGTCCCGATCACTGCTGACATTGTGGAGGGTAGCTCTCAGCTCACAGACAACTTCAAAGGTATCAACAATTCAGAACGCCACTCGGTAATAGGTTTTTGTTTAATGAATtctatatttgtgtttttctcgtCCTTTATTCTTTAGCCTTCTTCCTTCTgaacattttgtgaaacattCTTATTAGTTGCACTAGTCTACTATATACATGTTGTATATCTCAATGTTATTGtctgctctctctgtttcttgATGTTTGCTAACTTACAGCTTTGGTAGCAAAGACCACCAACATTCAGAAGATCCCATTTACTTGGTATACCATGCACAGTGAGGACTATGAGAGGCCAGTCAAAGAAAAAGGAGACATGAAGACTTTTGACTTCATACACATGATTCAGGTATGATGACCTTTTACCTTGGGAACCAGACAGAAATGCCAAGCTCaagttttaaatgaatttgtgAATGAGTGCCAGGctaatgatttttttacttaataaCTTTTTGAACATTCCATTTAATAATTTGAGGATAACTTTCTGGCCTCTGAGCTTTGCGTGTTCTCTCCGTATTATCCTGGGTTAAAGTGAGACGGAATAAAGATTGCTCTGAACTGCTGGTAGAATGTCAGTCTTACTTTGTGCAAGCAAGGAATTTTATTTAGCTCCCAACAAAGTCCTCACTGCTGCTTGAATTCACTGGGGAGCAAATCACCAGAACCTGTTTTCCCAACTCCATAAATCTCCATAACACAGCTATAGTGACTAGCAGACACTTCAAACTGTGGGTTTCAGTAGATGCAAGCTTCAATCCAAAAGGTTAAATTACAGGTTCCCACAACTCTCTTCTTAACAGATGATCTACTTTGTGGATAACCTCGCCAGCACCATCAAGTTCTACCATAGCCTTCTGAAGAACAATGGCCGGCTTATGATCATTGTTGAAGCAGGTACGTGAACTATGTTTTCCATACTGCTTTCTGTCCTTCTTCCTCCTAACCTGTGTCTTAATCTTTACTAAAATGCCAAAAGATATATCAGTCTGCATTTTGCTTCATTTGCCCAAGAccatacatatttttgtttatgcTGGAAAAGCAGTGCCTTCTTGGGTTTTTGTGTTCAGCAAATGTTCAGGCACACCAGGAAAAATGCTGTGTTGAGGACTACAGCTACCAGCCCTCTTGACTGTTATATGAGATTATAATATGACTAAGAGTCTCTCCAAACAACATTATCAATAGTTATACTCATACCAATATGTTGTTCTGGAATCAGTGTTTTTCTTCAATCTCATGCTATCCAGATAACAGTGGCTGGGACGTCTTATGGAAGACTTACACAAAGGAGCTCTGTGTTGGTGCCATCACAGAGTGCCGCTCATCAGGAGAGGTTATTTCCTGCTTGAAGAGCCAGGGTCTGAAATATGAGGAGCATGTGATTCCCAACACCTTTGACATCACTGAGTGCTTCAATCCAAAAAGCCAGACTGGTCAATGTCTGTTGAATTTCtttacagtaaaagataatTTCTACCAGTCGTTTACCCCAGAGATCAGAGCAGGCATGTTAGACCTTCTCAGGAACGAGTGCAGCTCTAAAAAAGATGGCAGGGTGTTCTTCAACAATAATGTGAGCTGCATACTTGTACATGCTTGAGTATGGAATGGATTGTATGGAAAGATAAATGATCTTCTTGCATTCACTTTATACGCTGCCATTTGATTAAAAGTACAGCATATTACTATCTCAATATTATCTAACGGTAATTGAGAACTTAAAAGTATCTCATTAACAAATTAATTGGCAATCAAGGTGAAGGAGAGTAATCAGGTTTAACTTTGACTATCAGGAATGATGAGTGTTATGCAAATTAACAGACGTCATGACCTTGAAGCAGCACCTACCAAAAATAAGAATTTGATAGccataattaattaatgataGCCTCGTGATTTTATGGCTGTGGGTGcaaatccaacctgcggccctttgctgcgtgttatcacccatctctctccccctttcatgtctgtccactgtcactttaataaagggaaaagccccaaaatatagtcattaaaaaaattatatgcACAATCCATGGAACCATGTTCTTTATAAATTAAGATTTATTGAATTAACAACTACAGGCTAaactaataaacaaatgaaaaacagaacTAAGAAATGAATGATTAATTAATGATGGCAAATGTTTCTCTTTAACATTTAGCCTTGCACAGCACCATTGCATACATAAACAATTCTGGTTTGGCTAGGTCATCCCCCCCAGATCCACATATTCAAAAATTGTCACCTCTCAAAAATCAATATGGCGACTTCCAAATTGCTAAACTTAAGGCTACAAAACTGTTGTCTACAAACCAATGGCTGACACTGTTGCTACGTGCACTATTATTCCGGTCTAGGTTATGCACTACCTGTAGGTTAGGGTTGTATTATCACACAATTATGATGCTTTGTCGTATTTTATGTaccttgttgttttttggtgatTAAAGctagctattttttttttttgctaccaAAGTGTTTACAATGGGGCCCGAGAGACAACCCTGACAGGACATTAATACACTGCATCAAGAATAGTGCTTTTCCTTGATTGGCCACTAGAAGTGAGGatgtcattctctctttctttcaaatttagtttcaaactAACTAACTTGAATGTATCATTTAAGACTTTACACCCTAACCTTAGAGAGAACGTACACATAGCTGGTGCAATACCCTGCATTTGTATCACTAGCCTTGCCTATGACCAGATGAATCTGAAATCTCCTGTTCTATTTACTCTTGCAGATGCATCTGGTCACCCTTATTGTACAGACAAATGTCCAGCAACTTCCCATTTGACGGGTCAAtaacaattatttatattatatggTTTATATTTGAAAGGAAGACTGAAAAGAAGTGCTCTGTTGATGCATTtctgaagaaaatcaaatggTTACGGCTCTCTGTTGAAGCTGCTAGCGTgtcattatttaacaaaatggaTGGATACATTTTTGCAAAGCAATTAACTGCACTCAAAGCTTTTCttggtggctgtaattctgacAGGATTTGGGAAAAGTATAATAAAAGGCAGTACTTGATAACAAACATCGCGTTATCTGTCTagtttaaatgaaacatta is a window of Etheostoma cragini isolate CJK2018 chromosome 11, CSU_Ecrag_1.0, whole genome shotgun sequence DNA encoding:
- the LOC117952954 gene encoding histamine N-methyltransferase-like isoform X2, whose protein sequence is MAAEENQTCFEGRTLQNFQVYLEQSGDHEASLRCVHNILPGEFKRIGAGKSHLDVLGVGSGGGEIDAPMLTLLQSTFPGVPITADIVEGSSQLTDNFKALVAKTTNIQKIPFTWYTMHSEDYERPVKEKGDMKTFDFIHMIQMIYFVDNLASTIKFYHSLLKNNGRLMIIVEADNSGWDVLWKTYTKELCVGAITECRSSGEVISCLKSQGLKYEEHVIPNTFDITECFNPKSQTGQCLLNFFTVKDNFYQSFTPEIRAGMLDLLRNECSSKKDGRVFFNNNVSCILVHA
- the LOC117952954 gene encoding histamine N-methyltransferase-like isoform X3, with translation MLTLLQSTFPGVPITADIVEGSSQLTDNFKGINNSERHSVIALVAKTTNIQKIPFTWYTMHSEDYERPVKEKGDMKTFDFIHMIQMIYFVDNLASTIKFYHSLLKNNGRLMIIVEADNSGWDVLWKTYTKELCVGAITECRSSGEVISCLKSQGLKYEEHVIPNTFDITECFNPKSQTGQCLLNFFTVKDNFYQSFTPEIRAGMLDLLRNECSSKKDGRVFFNNNVSCILVHA
- the LOC117952954 gene encoding histamine N-methyltransferase-like isoform X1; amino-acid sequence: MAAEENQTCFEGRTLQNFQVYLEQSGDHEASLRCVHNILPGEFKRIGAGKSHLDVLGVGSGGGEIDAPMLTLLQSTFPGVPITADIVEGSSQLTDNFKGINNSERHSVIALVAKTTNIQKIPFTWYTMHSEDYERPVKEKGDMKTFDFIHMIQMIYFVDNLASTIKFYHSLLKNNGRLMIIVEADNSGWDVLWKTYTKELCVGAITECRSSGEVISCLKSQGLKYEEHVIPNTFDITECFNPKSQTGQCLLNFFTVKDNFYQSFTPEIRAGMLDLLRNECSSKKDGRVFFNNNVSCILVHA